A single region of the Chrysoperla carnea chromosome 5, inChrCarn1.1, whole genome shotgun sequence genome encodes:
- the LOC123300151 gene encoding GDP-fucose protein O-fucosyltransferase 2 produces MNKTFWIFYLVIFFFLNFFYCLDKQNFCSKEDATTNGCSDNQNIHLYKPQTRYILYDVNPSEGFNLRRDVYLRLAIMVHNFKKSKNHKLSTLKLVLPPWPHLYHWQSKDIFDQRRLPWSLFFDIPSLQKFAPVIEISDFFAEANSASIDETYTLENFEEMFESGVFVDKVEVRDCKRRHINNFYGYPNISSKITTCLGFQGHTSNLKTIFEKSDSQIFMFNRAEIFLHDEYGGKAFWEARRSMRFNKELVKIAKDFRKKNFNSTDKLDGINRPDDWTLEKPKRSAKGGNYLCVHLRRKDFIQGRPNDVPSLESASKQLKELLEKLKFDNIFISTDSPEAEFKKLSTLLKSKNNNIKTKRFTPSEEQKEKYKDGGIAIIDQLICSHAAYFVGTHESTFTYRIQEEREILGFPEHTTFNQLCGNDNPKSCKKSSVWKIVY; encoded by the exons atgaataaaacattttggatattttatttagttatttttttctttctaaactttttttactgcttagacaaacaaaatttttgctcaAAAGAAGATGCTACTACTAACGGTTGCTCAGACAATCAAAACATTCATTTATATAAGCCCCAAACAcg atatattttatacgATGTAAACCCCTCCGAAGGATTTAATCTCCGGCGGGATGTATATTTAAGATTAGCAATAATggtacacaattttaaaaaatcaaaaaatcataaattaagcACACTTAAATTAGTTTTACCACCATGGCCACATTTATATCATTGGCAATCGAAAGATATATTCGACCAAAGACGTTTACCTTGGAGTTTATTCTTCGATATACCTAGCTTGCAAAAATTTGCTCCGGTTATAGAAATTAGCGATTTTTTTGCAG AAGCGAATTCCGCTTCAATAGATGAAACATAcacattagaaaattttgaagaaatgttTGAATCTGGTGTTTTTGTCGATAAAGTTGAAGTTCGGGATTGTAAACGAAggcatattaataatttttatggctACCCGaatatttcaagtaaaataacaACGTGTTTGGGATTTCAAGGCCACACCAGtaacttaaaaacaatttttgaaaaatcagaTTCTca aatatttatgtttaatcgCGCCGAAATATTTTTGCATGACGAATACGGAGGAAAAGCATTTTGGGAAGCTCGACGAAGTATGCGATTTAATAAAGAACTTGTTAAAATCGCCAaagattttcgtaaaaaaaatttcaactcaactGATAAGTTAGACGGTATCAATCGTCCCGATGATTGGACATTAGAAAAA cCAAAAAGAAGCGCCAAAGGTGGAAACTATCTTTGTGTTCATTTGCGTAGAAAAGATTTTATTCAAGGACGTCCAAATGATGTGCCAAGTTTAGAAAGCGCTTCCAAGCAACTAAAAGAATTActagaaaagttaaaatttgataatatttttatttccacaGATAGTCCCGAAGCAG aatttaaaaaattatcaactttattaaaatctaaaaacaacaatataaaaacaaaacgtttTACACCATCTGaagaacaaaaagaaaaatataaagatgGTGGCATAGCAATTATTGATCAACTTATATGTTCACATGCTGCCTATTTTGTGGGAACACATGAGAGTACATTTACATATAGGATACAAGAAGAACGTGAAATATTAGGCTTTCCAGAACATACAACATTCAATCAATTATGTGGAAATGATAATCCAAAATCATGTAAAAAATCATCTGTatggaaaattgtttattaa
- the LOC123300152 gene encoding biogenesis of lysosome-related organelles complex 1 subunit 6, protein MSEIIVEKSSLPPQEELYTDETIQKLSAGLLKFYEPPLKNGKDKISELTHKQEDLINRLTAEYNKLYICEFDCEIRIIMATIKMYKDKLLRIKRDMLDIYEKVSDLKERSVRLEQQKINELRKKTIQIKKEQELIGTKSQTNF, encoded by the exons atGTCCGAAATTATAGTAGAAAAATCTTCCCTTCC gCCTCAAGAAGAATTATATACCGATGAAACCATACAAAAATTGTCTGCtggattattaaaattttatgaaccccctttaaaaaatggaaaggataaaatttctgaactaac aCATAAACAAGAGGATTTAATTAATCGATTAACAGccgaatataataaattgtatatttgtgAGTTTGATTGTGAAATACGAATCATAATGGCaactattaaaatgtataaagacAAATTATTGAGAATTAAACGAGACATGTTGGATATATATGAAAAAGTTAGCGATCTTAAA GAAAGATCCGTTCGACtggaacaacaaaaaataaacgaattacgaaaaaaaaccatacaaataaaaaaggagCAAGAATTGATTGGGACAAAatctcaaacaaatttttaa
- the LOC123301260 gene encoding probable inactive peptidyl-prolyl cis-trans isomerase-like 6, whose amino-acid sequence MSNFSETISSESSVTYVSENPPIQIKIVGLINTICFQRAKRYALVMARHLPTGYAPPEIIPYFEVEWNEYLLRHKRLYGGHYYKVKKPLIVYKDNEYLGDDEDLINYLQQFYQISVLEDFEAEAVRHMKQYIEKNDRTYISMLISIDDVCFGTLVFCLYNDICPNTCANFLRLSTLKRHGYAGAPVHRICRNSWVQFGGWKLKRSSEPLACENYAVPHDRRGVLSMCHNGKHRDNSTQFFVSLNPTPWMNYLYCAFGQLVIGDEILTKISNVETCDECPLSNITICQSGLYSFYEVITPENEKLLKTLYKAKIRGSSGSMTPPDKVDSATKTDLDRALKTPPERRDPTLKKDLDDELKQIVDPVYRLPQTPYRLEDELLFRPYNEVLLGSKAKVLKHKIKGSDKVVTAEGVVRPIVKTLLKKVVPKKIISKAPQSVLDSRDVPSNFSISKFNNGMYV is encoded by the exons atgtcaaatttcAGTGAAACGATTAGTAGTGAATCATCTGTAACTTATGTTTCAGAAAATCCaccaattcaaataaaaattgtgggtctaataaatacaatatgctTTCAACGGGCTAAACGTTATGCCTTAGTAATGGCACGTCACTTACCCACAGGCTATGCACCACCTGAGATAATACCATATTTCGAAGTAGAATggaatgaatatttattgagaCATAAACGTTTATATGGTGGTCATTATTATAAAGTTAAGAAACCATTAATTGTATATAAGGATAACGAATACTTAGGGGATGATGAAGATTTGATCAATTATCTCCAACAATTCTATCAAATTAGTGTACTGGAAGATTTTGAAGCCGAAGCTGTTCGACATATGAaacaatatattgaaaaaaatgaccgTACTTATATAAGTATGCTAATTAGTATTGATGATGTTTGTTTCGGAACTCTGGTATTTTGc TTATATAATGATATTTGTCCAAATACATGCGCAAACTTTTTACGCTTGTCAACACTAAAACGACATGGATACGCGGGTGCACCTGTACATCGTATTTGTCGAAATAGTTGGGTTCAGTTTGGTGGTTGGAAGTTAAAACGAAGCTCTGAACCTTTAGCATGTGAAAATTATGCAGTGCCACATGATAGACGTGGTGTTTTAAGCATGTGCCATAATGGAAAACATAGAGATAATTCTACGCAATTTTTCGTTTCATTAAATCCAACACCGTGGATGAATTATCTATATTGTGCTTTTGG GCAATTGGTAATTGGtgatgaaattttaacaaaaatttcgaaTGTCGAAACATGCGATGAATGTCCATTAAGTAACATAACAATCTGCCAATCTGGTTTATACTCTTTCTACGAAGTAATTACAcccgaaaatgaaaaattgttaaaaacccTATATAAAGCGAAAATTCGAGGTAGTTCAGGTTCAATGACGCCACCAGACAAAGTCGACTCCGCAACAAAGACAGATTTAGACCGAGCACTGAAAACACCACCAGAACGAAGAGATCCAACATTAAAGAAAGATTTGGATgatgaattaaaacaaatagtGGATCCTGTGTATCGGTTACCTCAAACACCGTATCGATTAGAAGATGAATTGTTGTTTAGACCATACAATGAAGTATTATTGGGAAGCAAAGCCAAAGTtttgaaacacaaaattaaagGAAGCGATAAAGTTGTAACAGCTGAAGGAGTTGTAAGACCAATAGTAAAAACGCTTTTAAAGAAAGTAGtaccgaaaaaaattatatcaaaagcACCACAATCAGTTTTAGACTCACGCGATGTtccatcaaatttttcaatttctaagtTTAATAATGGAATGTATGtatga